In Acetobacteroides hydrogenigenes, a single window of DNA contains:
- a CDS encoding GtrA family protein, with the protein MGPAAKARSIILNIIDLFYPLFSRFMPRETFVYLVCGGGNTLLDIFLYFVFYNFVLDKQMVDLWFITISPHIAAFIMSFCITFPLGFLLAKYITFTQSDLRGHVQLFRYGVTVAMCIVFNYVFLKLFVEFFRWYPTISKIVTTVIVAVYSYLSQKHFTFKTVARE; encoded by the coding sequence ATGGGGCCAGCAGCTAAAGCAAGAAGCATTATTCTTAACATTATCGACCTTTTCTACCCTCTTTTTTCGCGATTTATGCCTCGCGAAACCTTTGTTTACCTGGTTTGTGGCGGCGGGAATACCCTGCTGGACATTTTCCTGTACTTCGTATTCTACAACTTTGTGCTCGACAAGCAGATGGTCGACTTGTGGTTTATAACCATTAGCCCGCATATTGCAGCCTTTATCATGTCGTTCTGCATTACCTTTCCGTTAGGGTTTCTGCTGGCCAAGTACATCACCTTTACGCAATCCGATCTTCGTGGGCACGTGCAGCTGTTTCGCTACGGAGTTACCGTTGCCATGTGCATCGTATTTAACTACGTATTCCTGAAGCTCTTTGTTGAGTTTTTCCGTTGGTATCCAACCATATCGAAGATTGTAACTACCGTTATTGTTGCCGTGTACAGCTACCTTTCGCAAAAGCACTTCACCTTTAAAACGGTGGCAAGGGAGTAG
- a CDS encoding outer membrane beta-barrel protein has protein sequence MRKATTNIFLLLLLIASGSLAASAQTVKVTGTIIESSSKQPLISANVILVNLRDSTLKHLATTDAKGAFVFPSIAPQRYRLEIRYIGYTDYTKMIMVGSSSLSLGTISLKEKTEMIGEATVIGHAVRASVKGDTTSYNASAFKVTKDADAEALISKMPGITTDNNTIKAQGEQVKKVLVDGKPFFGDDPTVAMKSVPAEIVERIEVFDKLSDQAAFTGFDDGNSTKTINIVTKSNRRAGQFGKIYAGYGTDDRYNAGGNVNIFKGDSRISLIGMTNNVNQQNFSSEDILGVLGSSGGRGGMHGGPGGPGGGRGGFGGGSSNFMVGQQNGITNTSAFGINFSNQWGTKVNFTGSYFFNYSNTTNSQKTNRQYFGAIDTAQHYTQEGFSRNNNYNNRLNFRVEYTIDQKNSFIFTPNISFQSSRSSSYSNAQTTEGPVNLLNKTENKNSSFSYGYNINNEILFRHKFDKEGRTLSISLRNSLSDKDASSSMLAQNAFYGNKTILDTIDQKSKLNNKSYSISSSIMYTEPLGKKTQLMTSYDIGYTYSDIDKRTNAYQKATQQYTLLDTSLSNVYESDYLTQRLGLGLRLKGEKYNGMLNLMYQNSTLKGDETFPVSFNLRKSYNNVLPMMMLNFKFNQANSLRLMAGTRTQAPSISQLQSVVDNSDPLNLYVGNPNLNQSFSNNINLRYSYTSMTKGKTFFIFFNAQNTLDYIGTSTLLAGKDITLDDGTILKKGAQLSKPVNLDGYWNLSTMINYGFPAAFIKSNINVSVGTGYSRLPAILNSKEVTTKTYSPNGGVVIGSNFSPNFDFTVSYNTAYNVVETNNTSGNSNNYWSQTGRFKLNWTIANRITILPEATYQQYNGNNFYYDNLTINFNLGVKFLKSRQTEVKFGVFDLLDQNKSFSRSVNSLYIEDSYNSVLSRYFLVTFVYNLKNFKL, from the coding sequence ATGAGAAAAGCAACAACCAACATATTTCTTCTTTTACTCCTTATTGCATCGGGCTCCTTAGCGGCCAGTGCCCAAACAGTAAAAGTTACGGGAACAATCATAGAATCAAGTTCAAAGCAGCCGCTTATCAGCGCCAATGTCATACTTGTAAACCTACGAGATTCTACCCTTAAGCATCTGGCCACAACGGATGCCAAAGGAGCATTTGTTTTCCCAAGCATTGCACCACAACGCTACCGTTTGGAGATAAGGTATATAGGATATACCGACTATACTAAGATGATTATGGTAGGTAGCAGCAGCCTCTCGTTGGGTACCATTAGCCTAAAAGAGAAAACAGAAATGATTGGCGAGGCTACCGTTATTGGACATGCCGTAAGAGCTAGCGTAAAAGGCGACACTACCAGCTACAATGCCTCAGCCTTTAAGGTTACCAAAGATGCCGATGCCGAAGCGCTTATATCTAAAATGCCTGGTATAACAACCGACAACAATACCATTAAAGCACAAGGCGAACAGGTTAAGAAGGTTCTGGTTGATGGTAAGCCTTTCTTTGGCGATGATCCTACCGTTGCTATGAAGAGCGTTCCGGCAGAAATTGTCGAAAGAATTGAGGTTTTCGATAAGCTAAGCGACCAAGCCGCGTTTACCGGATTTGACGATGGAAACTCAACCAAAACCATCAACATTGTTACAAAATCGAACAGACGAGCAGGCCAGTTCGGTAAAATTTATGCTGGATACGGAACCGACGACCGCTACAATGCGGGTGGTAATGTAAACATCTTTAAGGGCGATTCGCGTATCTCGCTTATTGGTATGACCAACAACGTTAACCAGCAAAACTTCTCGAGCGAGGATATTCTTGGAGTGCTTGGTAGCAGCGGCGGTAGAGGCGGCATGCATGGAGGCCCTGGGGGACCTGGTGGCGGACGTGGAGGCTTTGGAGGAGGCTCTTCCAACTTTATGGTAGGTCAACAAAATGGCATTACCAACACCTCGGCTTTTGGTATAAACTTTTCCAACCAATGGGGAACGAAGGTAAACTTTACAGGAAGCTACTTCTTTAACTACAGCAATACCACCAACAGCCAAAAAACAAACAGGCAGTACTTTGGCGCAATAGATACAGCGCAGCACTACACCCAAGAAGGCTTTAGCCGCAACAACAACTACAACAATCGCCTCAACTTTAGGGTAGAGTACACCATAGACCAAAAGAACTCGTTCATCTTCACACCAAACATCAGCTTCCAGAGCAGCCGTTCGAGCTCTTACTCCAACGCTCAAACAACGGAAGGTCCGGTGAACCTGCTAAACAAAACGGAGAACAAAAACTCCTCGTTTAGCTACGGCTATAACATCAACAACGAAATTCTTTTCCGACACAAATTCGACAAGGAGGGACGAACGCTCTCAATCTCGCTCCGCAACTCGCTATCGGATAAAGATGCAAGTTCGAGCATGCTTGCCCAAAACGCATTCTACGGAAATAAAACAATTCTCGACACTATCGATCAAAAGTCGAAGCTCAACAACAAGAGCTACAGCATTAGCAGCTCGATTATGTACACCGAACCGCTAGGCAAAAAGACCCAGCTGATGACAAGCTACGATATTGGATACACCTACTCGGATATCGATAAGCGCACCAACGCCTACCAAAAGGCCACGCAGCAGTATACCCTGCTCGATACCTCGCTATCTAACGTTTACGAGAGCGACTATCTTACCCAACGCCTTGGCTTAGGGCTTCGCCTAAAGGGAGAAAAGTACAACGGTATGCTAAACCTAATGTACCAGAATTCTACCCTAAAGGGAGATGAAACCTTCCCTGTAAGCTTCAACCTAAGGAAGTCGTACAACAACGTACTGCCAATGATGATGCTTAACTTTAAGTTTAACCAGGCAAATAGCCTAAGGCTTATGGCAGGGACACGAACTCAGGCTCCGTCTATTAGCCAGCTCCAAAGCGTGGTAGACAACAGCGATCCGCTAAACCTGTATGTGGGCAACCCTAACCTAAACCAGTCGTTCTCCAACAATATCAACCTGCGCTACAGCTACACCTCTATGACAAAAGGGAAAACCTTCTTCATCTTCTTCAACGCACAAAATACGCTGGATTACATAGGAACATCTACCCTTTTGGCAGGAAAAGACATCACCTTAGACGATGGTACAATACTTAAAAAAGGAGCCCAGCTCTCGAAGCCAGTAAACCTTGATGGCTACTGGAACCTCAGCACAATGATCAACTACGGATTCCCAGCGGCTTTTATTAAGAGCAACATAAACGTTTCGGTAGGAACTGGCTACAGCCGATTACCAGCAATCCTAAACAGCAAAGAGGTTACAACAAAAACCTACTCTCCTAACGGGGGAGTTGTTATCGGTAGCAACTTTAGCCCAAACTTCGATTTTACCGTATCGTACAACACGGCATACAACGTTGTTGAAACAAACAACACTAGCGGGAATAGCAACAACTACTGGTCGCAAACCGGCCGATTTAAGCTCAACTGGACCATTGCAAACCGAATTACCATACTGCCAGAGGCTACATACCAGCAGTACAACGGCAACAACTTCTACTACGACAACCTAACGATTAACTTTAATCTTGGCGTTAAGTTCCTAAAGAGCAGGCAAACTGAAGTTAAGTTTGGCGTTTTCGACCTACTCGACCAAAACAAGAGCTTCAGCCGTTCGGTTAACAGCCTTTACATCGAGGATAGCTACAACAGCGTGCTAAGCCGCTACTTCCTTGTGACGTTTGTATACAACCTCAAAAATTTCAAGTTGTAA
- a CDS encoding LytR/AlgR family response regulator transcription factor, translating to MKALIVEDEIAAQRNLMSVLAEVAPHITVAGTTDTITDTIEWLKSNPKPDIIFMDIHLADGHSFHIFDSIEITTPVIFTTAYDQYALEAFKLNSIEYLLKPINANDLRHALNKLATLTNLELIEQLKKLSYSAANPSDSTKLFLIPYKSKLIPVSVDDICYFYTSNEHVHVTTLDGQSYPMDKSLDAIMAMLSNADFYRANRQFIIARKAIHDIDVWFGNRLSVNLVQKTPERVIISKNRVAEFKMWLGVIR from the coding sequence ATGAAAGCGCTAATAGTTGAAGACGAAATTGCCGCTCAGCGCAACCTTATGTCGGTTCTTGCCGAGGTGGCTCCGCATATTACCGTAGCCGGAACAACGGACACAATTACCGATACCATAGAATGGCTAAAGAGCAACCCCAAGCCCGATATCATTTTTATGGACATCCACCTTGCCGATGGACACTCGTTTCACATTTTCGATTCCATAGAGATAACAACCCCGGTAATCTTTACCACCGCCTACGATCAGTACGCCCTCGAAGCGTTTAAGCTTAACAGCATCGAGTACCTGCTTAAGCCTATTAACGCCAACGACCTTAGGCACGCCCTCAACAAGCTGGCTACGCTAACCAACCTCGAGCTGATAGAGCAGCTAAAAAAGCTATCCTACTCGGCCGCCAATCCCTCCGACAGCACTAAGCTATTCCTAATACCGTACAAGAGCAAGCTAATTCCCGTTTCGGTAGACGACATCTGCTACTTTTACACCTCCAACGAGCACGTCCATGTTACCACCCTCGATGGGCAAAGCTACCCTATGGACAAATCGCTCGACGCTATTATGGCGATGCTCTCCAATGCCGACTTCTACCGCGCCAACCGCCAGTTTATTATCGCCCGAAAGGCAATACACGACATCGACGTTTGGTTTGGCAACCGGCTGTCGGTAAACCTCGTCCAAAAGACTCCGGAGAGGGTGATCATAAGCAAAAATCGCGTAGCCGAATTTAAGATGTGGCTAGGCGTAATTCGATAG
- a CDS encoding DUF5694 domain-containing protein: MRSFILIVGCLLVAGSVFGQAAKSPRQAKVMTLGVFHFEYPNLDAVKTEKKDQISVLEEPYQSEILAIVRAIKEFRPTIIAVERNPSKQQRIDSLFQLYKTNKLVLAKDEHQQLAFRIGKDLDLPKIYCVDNMGRHYDSISAIFKDDERCEKMFSYTDSAFVQDQSSKKVSSIIDELLELNNPNSIRDDLSGYLMGTFKYEEQPYDFTGVDFQTGRWFNRNLRIFRNIQRIPHSGNDRILLIFGAGHLNLLNYFFEVSKEFEFVSPLPYLEKAKKAVKK, from the coding sequence ATGAGGTCATTTATACTTATCGTAGGATGCCTCCTTGTGGCAGGTAGCGTATTCGGGCAAGCCGCCAAAAGTCCCCGTCAAGCAAAGGTGATGACGTTGGGAGTTTTCCATTTTGAGTATCCCAACCTCGATGCGGTTAAAACCGAAAAGAAAGATCAGATATCGGTGCTCGAAGAGCCCTATCAGTCCGAAATTCTTGCCATTGTTAGGGCCATCAAAGAGTTTCGTCCTACCATTATTGCCGTAGAGCGAAACCCCAGCAAGCAGCAACGGATAGATTCCCTATTCCAATTGTACAAGACGAACAAGCTGGTGCTGGCTAAGGACGAGCATCAGCAGCTTGCCTTTAGGATAGGAAAGGATTTAGACCTCCCCAAAATTTACTGCGTAGACAACATGGGACGGCATTACGATAGCATATCGGCAATATTCAAAGACGACGAGCGGTGTGAGAAGATGTTTAGCTATACCGACTCTGCTTTTGTGCAGGATCAATCTTCGAAAAAGGTGTCGAGCATTATCGACGAGCTGCTCGAATTGAACAACCCCAACTCCATTAGAGATGATTTATCGGGGTATCTGATGGGAACATTTAAGTACGAGGAGCAGCCCTACGACTTTACCGGGGTCGACTTTCAAACGGGGAGGTGGTTTAACCGTAATCTAAGAATCTTCCGTAACATTCAACGAATACCCCATTCGGGCAACGATCGAATTCTGCTGATATTTGGGGCAGGGCATCTAAACCTGCTCAACTACTTCTTCGAGGTTTCGAAGGAGTTCGAATTCGTATCGCCATTACCCTACCTCGAAAAGGCGAAGAAAGCCGTTAAGAAATAA
- a CDS encoding carboxymuconolactone decarboxylase family protein has translation MELENFNQTRRALNKLMADNDDFFSQFGALDDAVYAQGAIPKKYKELMGLSISILTRCEECILYHIQGCLAENATKQEIVEAIKIGVVGGGSITYPSARFAFKALKEMNIVG, from the coding sequence ATGGAACTAGAAAATTTTAACCAAACACGAAGAGCTTTAAATAAGCTTATGGCGGATAATGACGACTTCTTTAGCCAGTTCGGTGCGCTAGATGATGCCGTTTACGCCCAAGGCGCAATACCCAAAAAGTACAAGGAGCTGATGGGGCTATCAATATCCATCCTTACCCGATGCGAGGAGTGCATCCTTTACCATATCCAGGGCTGCTTGGCCGAAAATGCCACAAAACAGGAAATTGTAGAGGCCATAAAGATAGGCGTGGTTGGTGGAGGGTCCATAACCTACCCATCGGCAAGGTTTGCCTTTAAGGCGCTAAAGGAGATGAACATTGTAGGGTAA
- a CDS encoding Hsp20/alpha crystallin family protein, protein MLARRSESVPAFARLFGDLFDREMFDWNNFNYSDTNTTLPAVNIKDTPEHFVVEVAVPGMDKKDFKINLKENVLTISSERKKEEEKTEGSYTRREYSYQSFCRSFTLPNNIVDSDKISAKYENGELLITIPKREEAKPKEPRMIEIK, encoded by the coding sequence ATGTTAGCTAGAAGAAGCGAATCGGTACCAGCATTCGCAAGACTATTCGGAGATTTATTTGACAGAGAAATGTTCGATTGGAACAACTTTAACTACTCCGACACCAACACAACACTGCCCGCTGTAAATATAAAGGATACTCCCGAGCACTTCGTTGTAGAGGTGGCTGTTCCTGGAATGGATAAGAAAGATTTTAAGATTAACCTAAAGGAGAACGTGCTCACCATCTCATCGGAGAGAAAGAAGGAGGAGGAAAAAACAGAAGGCAGCTACACCCGTAGGGAGTACAGCTACCAATCGTTCTGCCGCTCATTTACGCTACCCAACAACATCGTAGATAGCGATAAGATCTCTGCCAAATACGAGAATGGCGAACTACTAATCACCATTCCCAAAAGAGAAGAGGCAAAGCCTAAAGAACCACGCATGATCGAAATCAAGTAA
- a CDS encoding AMP-binding protein — translation MALFSYAHGASETPLIGVPFGEYFRRIVKKHGDNEALVVVSQNYRATYKQLWDEVDAVAKSLIAYGIERGDRVGIWAPNRYEWVLVQIATARVGAIMVNINPGYRYADMKYAVEQSGIKLLIASSGFRKTSYIEMIDQLRADGSCPESVVVMENDWRTFIGKGCAITDQAIEERENTLQFDDPINIQYTSGTTGHPKGATLSHHNVLNNGFFIGERLEYTPKDRICIPVPFYHCFGMVLANMAAITHGATMVVPGEFFDPDTVMQTVQNEKCTSLYGVPTMFIAELEHPNFSKYDFSSLRTGIMAGSPCPIDTMQKVLTLMNMRDVQVCYGMTETSPVSTQTNAGDPTDKRVGSVGTVHPHVEIKIINPATNEIVRRGEEGEICTRGYSVMLGYWNSPEDTAKVIDQNRWMHTGDVGVMDDNGYVKIVGRIKDIIIRGGENISPREVEEFLIVHPNVIDAQVIGVPSERYGEEVCAWIIPREGSNITPEELVAYCKGNMATYKIPKYWKFVSEFPMTVTGKIRKVDMRKISTQELGLQKVSEIKTA, via the coding sequence ATGGCTTTATTCTCGTATGCGCATGGTGCCTCGGAAACTCCGTTAATTGGAGTTCCATTTGGCGAGTATTTTAGGAGAATTGTAAAAAAGCATGGCGACAACGAAGCGCTCGTTGTGGTAAGCCAAAACTACAGGGCAACCTACAAGCAGCTCTGGGATGAAGTAGACGCAGTTGCCAAATCGTTAATCGCCTACGGTATCGAACGTGGCGATCGTGTGGGTATATGGGCACCTAACCGTTACGAATGGGTGCTGGTGCAAATTGCGACGGCACGTGTTGGTGCAATTATGGTAAACATTAACCCCGGATACCGTTACGCAGATATGAAGTACGCGGTAGAGCAATCGGGCATTAAGCTGCTTATCGCTTCGTCAGGATTTCGCAAAACCAGCTATATAGAAATGATTGACCAGCTACGCGCGGATGGCTCCTGCCCCGAAAGCGTAGTGGTAATGGAGAACGACTGGCGTACATTTATAGGTAAGGGATGTGCCATAACCGATCAAGCAATAGAGGAAAGAGAGAATACGCTTCAGTTCGACGATCCAATCAACATTCAGTATACATCGGGAACTACGGGTCACCCTAAAGGAGCAACCCTGTCGCACCACAATGTGCTAAACAACGGCTTCTTTATTGGCGAAAGGCTGGAATATACCCCAAAGGATAGAATATGCATTCCGGTACCTTTCTACCACTGCTTCGGGATGGTACTAGCCAACATGGCTGCAATCACCCACGGCGCTACCATGGTTGTACCGGGCGAATTTTTCGATCCTGACACGGTAATGCAAACCGTACAGAACGAAAAGTGCACCTCGCTTTACGGCGTTCCAACCATGTTCATCGCCGAACTGGAGCATCCTAACTTTTCGAAGTACGACTTCTCTTCGCTTAGAACCGGAATTATGGCAGGCTCTCCCTGCCCCATCGACACCATGCAGAAGGTGCTAACGCTAATGAACATGCGCGATGTACAGGTTTGCTACGGCATGACCGAGACTTCACCAGTTTCTACCCAAACCAACGCCGGCGATCCTACCGACAAGCGTGTGGGAAGCGTAGGAACAGTCCATCCCCACGTGGAGATAAAGATCATCAATCCGGCTACCAACGAAATCGTCCGTCGCGGCGAAGAGGGCGAAATATGCACCCGTGGCTACTCGGTAATGCTGGGCTACTGGAACAGCCCGGAAGATACAGCCAAGGTAATCGACCAAAACCGCTGGATGCACACCGGCGACGTAGGTGTTATGGACGACAACGGATACGTTAAGATTGTAGGACGCATTAAGGATATCATTATCCGTGGTGGCGAGAACATCTCCCCACGCGAGGTGGAAGAGTTCCTTATAGTTCACCCTAACGTTATCGACGCGCAGGTTATTGGCGTACCAAGTGAGCGCTACGGCGAAGAGGTATGCGCCTGGATCATTCCCCGCGAAGGATCAAACATCACTCCCGAGGAGCTGGTAGCCTACTGTAAGGGCAACATGGCCACCTACAAAATCCCAAAGTACTGGAAGTTTGTATCAGAATTCCCAATGACCGTAACCGGCAAAATCCGAAAGGTTGACATGCGTAAGATCTCGACCCAAGAGCTGGGATTACAAAAGGTATCGGAAATAAAAACAGCGTAA
- a CDS encoding patatin-like phospholipase family protein, translated as MERYADVGLVLEGGGFRGIYTAAVLDVFYREKLFFNYAVAVSAGAAYGVSYVSRQYRRNLDVNPYVADKRYCSLNNLIRKGNYFDWDFVYHYVPTKEVLFDYESFANSTTRMKVVVTNCHTGAAEYKEFNGASPEHFRDLLAATSSLPFISKMQRIDNQHYLDGGIADSIPFKKAFADGKKRAIVILTRHAGYRKEPIKGKLLLKVAYRKYPNVVKAMIDRSYKYNKALDELERLEAEGKVFVIRPEQPIAVSRLENNPENLAKAYEVAIRETEQILPKLKCWLDGE; from the coding sequence ATGGAAAGGTATGCGGATGTTGGGCTTGTTTTAGAGGGTGGAGGATTTAGAGGAATCTATACCGCAGCAGTACTCGATGTATTCTATAGGGAGAAGCTTTTCTTTAACTATGCAGTTGCAGTATCGGCTGGCGCTGCCTATGGCGTATCGTACGTGTCGCGGCAGTACCGACGAAACCTCGATGTTAACCCCTATGTGGCCGATAAGCGCTACTGTAGCCTAAACAACCTAATCCGTAAGGGCAACTACTTCGATTGGGACTTTGTTTACCATTACGTACCTACTAAGGAGGTGCTTTTCGACTACGAATCCTTTGCAAACTCTACAACGCGCATGAAGGTGGTGGTTACCAACTGCCACACCGGTGCTGCCGAATACAAGGAGTTCAATGGGGCTTCGCCCGAGCACTTCCGAGACCTGTTGGCGGCAACCTCGTCGCTTCCCTTTATCTCGAAGATGCAGCGGATTGACAACCAGCACTACCTGGATGGTGGCATTGCCGACTCTATTCCCTTTAAGAAGGCTTTTGCCGATGGTAAAAAGCGGGCAATCGTAATACTTACCCGTCATGCCGGTTACCGCAAGGAGCCTATCAAGGGTAAGCTGCTGCTGAAGGTGGCCTACCGCAAGTATCCTAATGTGGTTAAGGCTATGATCGATCGTTCGTATAAGTACAATAAGGCTCTCGACGAGCTAGAGCGCCTGGAGGCCGAAGGAAAGGTGTTCGTTATTCGACCAGAGCAGCCTATTGCCGTTTCGCGGTTGGAGAATAATCCTGAAAACCTGGCTAAGGCCTACGAGGTAGCCATTAGGGAAACCGAGCAGATACTCCCAAAGCTTAAGTGCTGGTTGGATGGGGAGTAG
- a CDS encoding uracil-DNA glycosylase family protein codes for MTFGEQVIAFFETLQFNIPLPNGIEAMNPYRQPETMDAVRKYYTKYYSDSNPRTFIVGINPGRHGAGKTGIAFTDTVRLEERCQIEHNLQPTTELSSEYIYSVVDAMGGPEAFFSRFYLTSVSPIGFTRNGKNYNYYDSTAMLQATSSFMMANFKQQIDFGANRKMAICLGSGKNYKYLTEINELMGKPFEQIVPINHPRFVMQYRRKFLQQEVEIFSKALSNATL; via the coding sequence ATGACATTTGGCGAACAAGTCATAGCGTTTTTTGAAACACTCCAATTCAACATACCTCTTCCCAACGGGATTGAGGCCATGAACCCCTACCGGCAACCCGAAACCATGGATGCCGTTAGGAAGTACTACACCAAGTACTACTCCGATAGCAACCCTCGAACCTTTATTGTAGGCATCAACCCAGGGCGCCACGGAGCAGGAAAAACTGGAATAGCATTTACCGACACGGTTCGCCTCGAGGAGCGCTGCCAAATTGAGCATAACCTACAGCCAACAACCGAACTTTCGTCGGAGTACATATACAGCGTTGTTGATGCAATGGGCGGCCCCGAAGCCTTCTTCTCCCGGTTCTACCTAACGTCGGTATCGCCAATTGGCTTCACCAGAAACGGGAAGAACTACAACTACTACGACTCTACGGCCATGCTTCAGGCAACCTCGAGCTTCATGATGGCCAACTTTAAGCAGCAAATCGACTTTGGAGCCAACCGCAAAATGGCCATCTGCCTAGGTTCGGGGAAAAACTACAAGTACCTAACCGAGATAAACGAGCTAATGGGAAAACCATTCGAGCAAATTGTTCCGATAAACCATCCGCGGTTTGTGATGCAGTACCGGAGGAAATTCCTGCAGCAGGAGGTCGAAATATTTTCCAAGGCGCTATCGAATGCAACCCTTTAA
- a CDS encoding NAD(P)H-dependent oxidoreductase has product MKLLDALSWRYATKRMNGQKVPSEKLDTILEAIRLSASSFGLQPYRVIVVDDPALKAKIHESACQQPQIVEGSHVLVFASWKNITNDHVDSYMSLISKERNMPIEQLAQFDEMLKGFIASKPQELLANWAARQAYIGLGFGLTAAALEQIDATPMEGFNPAEMDKVLGLEEKNLQSVALLTLGYRDTANDYLANQKKVRLSKDEFFVHNR; this is encoded by the coding sequence ATGAAGCTACTAGACGCGTTAAGCTGGCGTTATGCAACAAAAAGGATGAACGGACAGAAGGTTCCATCCGAGAAGTTAGATACCATTCTAGAGGCCATTCGCCTGTCGGCATCATCGTTCGGCCTTCAGCCCTACAGGGTAATTGTAGTAGACGATCCGGCGCTTAAGGCAAAGATCCACGAGAGCGCCTGTCAGCAGCCGCAGATCGTCGAAGGATCGCACGTGCTGGTATTTGCATCGTGGAAGAACATCACCAACGATCATGTAGATAGCTATATGTCGCTGATATCTAAGGAGCGCAACATGCCCATAGAGCAGCTGGCCCAATTCGACGAGATGCTGAAAGGTTTCATTGCCTCGAAGCCACAGGAGCTGCTGGCTAACTGGGCTGCACGACAGGCATACATTGGACTAGGCTTCGGGCTAACCGCCGCTGCCCTAGAGCAGATTGATGCAACGCCAATGGAAGGCTTTAACCCTGCCGAAATGGACAAGGTGCTGGGGCTCGAAGAAAAGAACCTGCAAAGCGTGGCGCTGCTCACCTTAGGCTATCGCGATACGGCTAACGACTACCTGGCAAACCAGAAAAAGGTAAGGCTAAGCAAAGATGAGTTTTTCGTACACAATAGGTAA
- a CDS encoding sensor histidine kinase yields MPNNTLTKKVLIFLLLALLICLFANINQLVGLFTRDYPTDPQRLHRMLMFRNRLIWEMILSFIISFAIVSYNAGLFKLGKENKKTSQATIVAISITAGLLFFFFLIITFLPERRIPSRFFFMLLSKALFVIMAAIAAGQLYRLIWQKQQVEIENEKLKTDSLQSRYQGLMNQLNPHFLFNSLNSLAYLIRENEQDKALTFIDELSSIFRYVLQKRSNELVTLEEEIQFTEAYRFLLSIRFENKLFFEIKIDEKDMQRLLPFLTLQPLIENAVKHNVISSKQPLAIFIYTEEGELVVSNPVSAKRPDGESTGIGLSNLASRFKLLTGKQISVVHTESTFLVKIPLIAKK; encoded by the coding sequence ATGCCCAACAATACGCTTACAAAGAAGGTTCTAATATTTTTGCTGCTGGCCCTGCTAATTTGCCTGTTTGCCAACATCAACCAGCTTGTAGGCCTTTTTACCCGCGATTATCCCACCGATCCGCAGCGCCTACACCGAATGCTGATGTTTCGGAATCGGTTGATATGGGAGATGATCCTATCCTTTATTATCTCCTTTGCTATTGTATCGTACAACGCCGGTCTATTTAAGCTAGGAAAGGAAAACAAGAAAACCAGCCAGGCCACCATTGTAGCCATTAGCATAACGGCAGGGCTGCTGTTCTTCTTCTTCCTTATCATCACCTTTCTTCCCGAAAGGAGAATCCCTTCGCGCTTCTTCTTTATGCTGCTAAGCAAAGCGCTCTTCGTGATAATGGCCGCTATTGCGGCAGGGCAGCTCTACCGCCTCATCTGGCAGAAGCAGCAGGTGGAAATCGAGAACGAGAAGCTGAAAACCGATAGCCTGCAAAGTCGCTACCAAGGCCTGATGAACCAGCTAAACCCCCACTTCTTGTTCAACTCGCTAAACTCGCTAGCCTACCTCATACGCGAGAACGAGCAGGACAAGGCGCTTACCTTTATCGACGAGCTTTCGTCGATATTCCGCTACGTGCTCCAGAAGCGAAGCAACGAGCTGGTAACGCTCGAAGAGGAGATCCAGTTTACCGAAGCCTACCGCTTCCTGCTAAGCATCCGATTCGAGAATAAGCTCTTCTTCGAAATAAAGATTGACGAGAAGGACATGCAGCGGCTTCTCCCCTTCTTAACCCTGCAACCATTAATCGAAAACGCCGTAAAGCATAATGTAATTAGCTCCAAGCAACCGCTTGCCATATTCATTTACACCGAAGAGGGCGAGCTGGTGGTAAGCAACCCCGTATCGGCCAAGCGCCCCGACGGCGAGAGTACCGGTATCGGCCTCTCTAATCTGGCCAGCCGATTTAAGCTGCTAACCGGAAAGCAGATTTCGGTTGTTCACACCGAGAGCACGTTCTTGGTAAAGATTCCTCTTATCGCTAAAAAATGA